The following coding sequences lie in one Nonomuraea muscovyensis genomic window:
- a CDS encoding 1-phosphofructokinase family hexose kinase: protein MILTVTLNAALDVTYEVPGVDWDGVNRVRSVHRRAGGKGVNVARVLRGLGQEVLVTGLAGGATGRAVEADLEAAGLPGALVRVAGESRTTLVVSGGAEGGTALFNEPGPEVTAAELREFVRVYEGLLARADAVVVSGSLPRGVPADTYAHLAALAAERRVPAIVDADGEPLLHAPAGRPAILKPNADELTRAVPHGGPVEGAEHLRSRGAESVVVSLGADGLLAVTPDGTFRARMPYKVEGNPTGAGDSLVAGLALGLVEGTAWPDRLRRAAALGAAAVAAPVAGDFDADVYAHVHPLIDLT from the coding sequence ATGATCCTCACCGTGACGCTCAACGCCGCCCTCGACGTCACCTACGAGGTGCCCGGCGTCGACTGGGACGGGGTCAACCGGGTCCGGTCGGTGCACCGGCGGGCCGGCGGCAAGGGCGTCAACGTGGCCCGCGTCCTGCGCGGCCTCGGCCAGGAGGTGCTGGTCACCGGCCTGGCCGGCGGGGCGACCGGCCGGGCCGTCGAGGCGGACCTCGAAGCCGCCGGGCTGCCCGGCGCGCTGGTGCGGGTGGCCGGCGAGTCGCGCACCACCCTGGTGGTCTCGGGCGGCGCCGAGGGCGGGACGGCCCTGTTCAACGAGCCCGGTCCCGAGGTCACGGCGGCCGAGTTGCGGGAGTTCGTCCGGGTGTACGAGGGGCTGCTGGCGCGGGCCGACGCCGTCGTCGTCTCCGGCAGCCTGCCACGGGGCGTCCCGGCCGACACCTACGCGCACCTCGCCGCCCTCGCAGCCGAGCGGCGGGTGCCCGCCATCGTGGACGCCGACGGCGAGCCGCTGCTGCACGCCCCCGCCGGGCGGCCCGCGATCCTCAAGCCCAACGCCGACGAGCTGACCCGGGCCGTGCCCCACGGAGGCCCGGTCGAGGGGGCCGAGCACCTGCGGTCCCGGGGCGCCGAGTCCGTCGTCGTCTCGCTGGGCGCCGACGGGCTGCTCGCGGTCACACCCGACGGGACGTTCCGGGCGCGCATGCCGTACAAGGTGGAGGGGAACCCGACAGGCGCGGGCGACTCGCTGGTCGCCGGCCTGGCGCTCGGCCTGGTGGAGGGGACGGCCTGGCCGGACCGGCTCCGGCGGGCGGCGGCGCTGGGCGCGGCGGCGGTGGCCGCGCCGGTCGCCGGCGACT
- the nagA gene encoding N-acetylglucosamine-6-phosphate deacetylase: MSLTLSDARIVTPEGTHDGWLTIEDGRITHVGHGPAPRDGHSLGGRYVAPGFVDIHNHGGSGGSFPAGDHAGARAAIALHERHGTTTMVASLVTAALGDLEAATSSLADLCDDGLLAGLHFEGPYIARARCGAHDPALLREPSPREFERLVKAGRGHVRMLTIAPELPGALDTIRTAREQGVIAALGHSDATYEQTLAGIEAGGSVATHLFNAMPPLGHRAPGPVAALLEDDRVTVELINDGVHVHPAMLRLAVRAAGPGRTALITDAMAATGMGDGSYVLGTMRVNVTDGVARLAEGGSIAGSTLTMDVAVRRAVRDVGLSLPEAVRAASLTPARVLGLDGEIGSIGAGKAADLVVLSGDLEVAGVMRRGAWIVEP, translated from the coding sequence ATGAGCCTCACTCTCTCCGACGCCCGCATCGTCACCCCGGAGGGGACGCACGACGGGTGGCTGACCATCGAAGACGGCCGCATCACCCACGTCGGCCACGGCCCCGCCCCCCGCGACGGCCACAGCCTCGGCGGCCGCTACGTCGCGCCCGGCTTCGTCGACATCCACAACCACGGCGGGTCGGGCGGCTCGTTCCCGGCCGGCGACCACGCCGGGGCGCGCGCGGCCATCGCGCTGCACGAGCGGCACGGCACCACCACCATGGTGGCGAGCCTGGTCACGGCCGCCCTCGGCGACCTGGAGGCCGCCACGTCCTCGCTCGCCGACCTGTGCGACGACGGCCTGCTCGCCGGCCTGCACTTCGAGGGCCCCTACATCGCCAGGGCCCGCTGCGGCGCGCACGACCCGGCGCTGCTGCGCGAGCCGTCGCCACGCGAGTTCGAGCGGCTGGTCAAGGCCGGGCGCGGCCACGTGCGCATGCTGACGATCGCGCCCGAGCTGCCGGGCGCCCTCGACACCATCCGGACGGCCCGCGAGCAGGGCGTGATCGCCGCCCTCGGCCACAGCGACGCCACCTACGAGCAGACCCTGGCCGGCATCGAGGCGGGCGGCAGCGTGGCCACCCACCTGTTCAACGCGATGCCGCCGCTCGGCCACCGCGCCCCCGGCCCGGTCGCCGCGCTGCTGGAGGACGACCGGGTCACGGTCGAGCTGATCAACGACGGGGTGCACGTGCACCCGGCGATGCTGCGGCTGGCCGTCAGGGCCGCCGGTCCCGGCCGGACGGCGCTGATCACCGACGCGATGGCGGCCACCGGCATGGGCGACGGCTCGTACGTGCTCGGCACGATGCGGGTGAACGTCACCGACGGCGTCGCCCGCCTGGCCGAGGGCGGCTCGATCGCGGGCAGCACGCTGACCATGGACGTCGCCGTGCGCCGCGCGGTGCGCGACGTCGGCCTGTCGCTGCCCGAGGCGGTGCGGGCGGCCTCGCTCACGCCCGCCCGGGTGCTGGGCCTCGACGGTGAGATCGGCTCGATCGGCGCGGGCAAGGCGGCCGACCTCGTCGTGCTCTCCGGTGACCTGGAGGTCGCGGGCGTGATGAGGCGCGGCGCCTGGATCGTGGAGCCCTGA
- a CDS encoding SIS domain-containing protein: MTTHTEAEIASQPDCWRRAVEDVPAGVLPEPGERVAVVGCGTSWFVAMAYAALREAAGQGETDAFAASEMPAGRRYDHVLALTRSGTTTEVLDLLNRTGGRTTAITADPETPVMRAAGRVVVLDYADERSVVQTRFATTQLALLRASLGEDLAPAIADAEQAVAAPLDAGLVEAEQITFLGTGWSVGLAHEAALKMREASRSWTEAYPAMEYRHGPISIAGPGRVTWMFGTAPEGLREQVEATGGAFRQSGLDPMAELVTAQRVSVARAFAKGLNPDEPLHLTRSVILSS, from the coding sequence GTGACCACCCACACCGAAGCGGAGATCGCCTCTCAGCCGGACTGCTGGCGTCGCGCGGTCGAGGACGTCCCGGCCGGCGTGCTGCCCGAGCCCGGCGAGCGGGTCGCGGTCGTCGGCTGCGGCACCTCCTGGTTCGTCGCGATGGCGTACGCGGCGCTGCGCGAGGCCGCCGGGCAGGGCGAGACGGACGCGTTCGCCGCCTCCGAGATGCCGGCCGGCCGCCGCTACGACCACGTGCTGGCGCTCACCCGCTCGGGCACCACGACCGAGGTGCTGGACCTGCTGAACCGGACCGGCGGCCGGACCACCGCCATCACCGCCGACCCGGAGACGCCCGTCATGCGGGCCGCCGGCCGGGTCGTCGTGCTCGACTACGCCGACGAGCGGTCGGTCGTGCAGACGAGGTTCGCCACGACCCAGCTCGCGCTGCTGCGCGCCAGCCTCGGCGAGGACCTCGCCCCGGCCATCGCCGACGCCGAGCAGGCCGTCGCCGCCCCGCTCGACGCCGGGCTCGTCGAGGCCGAGCAGATCACCTTCCTCGGCACCGGCTGGTCGGTCGGCCTCGCCCACGAGGCGGCGCTGAAGATGCGCGAGGCGTCCCGCTCCTGGACCGAGGCCTACCCGGCGATGGAATACCGCCACGGCCCCATCAGCATCGCCGGGCCCGGCCGCGTCACCTGGATGTTCGGCACGGCGCCGGAGGGGCTGCGCGAGCAGGTCGAGGCCACCGGCGGCGCCTTCCGCCAGAGCGGCCTCGACCCGATGGCCGAGCTGGTCACGGCGCAGCGCGTCTCGGTGGCCCGGGCGTTCGCCAAGGGCCTCAACCCGGACGAGCCCCTCCACCTGACGCGATCTGTGATCCTCTCCTCATGA